The sequence atgaaaaaccatACAATATGTGTATCAGCTTGGAAGCCCCAAGTTCTACCTTGATTGTTGGAATATTGACTTCCGGGATGCTCTTCTTCAGGTTGTATGCTATAAGCAAAGATTCAATGCGTTGCATAACAGAAGGGATGAAAGTATATGAATAGATAATATCAACTGATATTGGGGACAAAATAATATGACACAGTTCAGGAGGTAGTTCAACAAACTCCCTGTCATGCTCTGCAGTAAAAAGAATATATCACATATGAATCTAACAAGACATGATAAGGAACTCAATCACATCCTGTGGTTAAAGATTATacctttctcctttttcttcttggtcATGTGGAGATAATTATGCAGCGTGAATATGTGTCTTCCATTCAGAAGGGGTTCAtccacaaaatttaaattaatccCATGCCTGCAACAAGATTATAGAATTCAGCAtccaaaaacagaataaaaggAGCAACAAATATATCAATAGTGAGAACATATTGGATTGTATAAACATTCtgtgtatacatatatgtacCGTTTCTCATAGTACTCAATATAAGTCTTATCGCCAGTCTCTCTCTTCGTCAATAACGATTTCGCGTTTAGATTGTTAAGAATGCCATTCGTGCAGTAGACATATCCGTTATGTGGTGTGTAAACCAATGCATTTTGTACGACACAAGTACAAAACAAGCCGTCTTTTGTATGTAGCAATCGAGAAGCACCGTTGGTCGAACAATTTAAGTGTTTTTCCAAAGCTTTATGACAAGTTAGATTCACGGATCTGATCACTGCCCAATCAATAAGAGATGTTTCATGAGAATAAGTGGATGGAACTAGTAGATAATCAAGTGCTACCCCATCTCTGAGATGCAATCCATCCAAAGCCTCCATCAAATTTTCCACACTCTGATCTAAAAGAACTCGGAAAAGAGTTATCTGAAATCTTCTACACACAAGGACCTGAACAGAAGAAAATACAGAGACGGCTCAAATTTGGACTACGAGAAATGATTCCTACGAGTTTGAATGAGATAAATACCTCCTCTTGTGTAAGGTGAAACGCTCCCACATAACTCAATGTCACGGCTATTGTACCCTTGTGATCTTCCAACCGGAAGCCTGTGTTCCCAATGTCATCTTCAAGTTCAACTCTAGTGCCCAGCAAAACATCGTTTAGATGAAATTTTCTTGGAGAGTTTGGCGCCATTCTTATTAAGTAGAAGTGGTATGTTGTCTGCGGCTGTGCTGAAAACTGGGAGACTAGCTCTGGGGGGAAGTAACATGGCTGTTCTGTGTTATAGTGGATTTTCTCTGCAAACTCAACCCTCATTAAACGAGAGATTTATTATACATCCCAAATTTACATATGTGCAGAAGATTTTACCGAGTTTTTGTGCGACAGTTTCCGCCACAACCATGTCCGGCACAAGATGATCACTTAAAGCTCCGACTTCGTGCAGTTGAATGCAAGCTTCTAGACAGACAATATGTTTTAACACTTTACTATTCGCTTGAGCTTTAACTTCTTTTACTGGGCAGCTCTTAGGAAGGTAAAGGGTGCAAATCCCCAGATCCTTGTTTATATCGAATCTAGGAGCTGGTTTGAAGTACCTTttcaagaagagaaacaaagatcAGAAAGGAATTATAAAGACGCAAAGTtttaaataaaggaaaaatatctGATGAAGCTGGTATTGGACTAACTCATCTGATGGGAGCCTTGAGCAGTAATGATATATTAAGCTGACACTTGAGCTAAGAGTTACAGTTGCGCCAGTACTTTCGACGCGGAAGAATAGTTCGTCTGAATCATCTGGAAGAGGTGGACAGGGAACAAGAGAATGATGCAAAGACTCCTCACGCATTCTTTTCCCACcagaaatatatttctttaaccGAGATTGTGTTAACAGATCTCCGCTGCAAGTGGCAATGAGTGAGAAAAATATTAGATTCTGTTAAGCATGGGGCTGTAAACTCTATGAAGACCAGCCATATATGTAACATACCTTTCCACCATCATCAAATAATCTGAATTTTGCATCCTAGCACGCCCACGAGATTGTATGAAACTGCAAATGTTGGATACAGGGTCAAATCTGATAACAAGATTGCAACTTTGAACATCTAGACCCTCCTCTAGAATAGATGTTGCTACAATGATGTTTACCTACAAATAAGAACAGGTTACTCAGAACTAAAGATAACAGTAAGCAGATAATTACAACAGTTCAGAGGAACTCGACCATACCAAGCCTTTCCGGAAATCTTCCACAATTTCATTTTGCTTCTTCCGAGTTTGATTTTGTAGACCAGAGTTATTTCCTGCAACGTACTTGGTTTTCCAGTTATTACAATTTGGAAGAATCTCAGCCAAAAGGGATTCCAGTACAATGGCTGTTATCACCCTATCCACAAATATAATGCACCGTATGTTCTCCAAGGAGCTGTATCAATAAAAATTGAGAGAAACAGAATTGGAAAAATACAAAGGTTTGAAAAAAGCATTGTAGTATACAGTACTCCAATATGAGTTGATTTAAGCAATGTCAAACATTCAAGGTTTTTTCATTTCAGATCGTCATCTCAAACTCCAGTACAATAAGCAGAAACAAAACTGTGCATGCGATCCAAACCTGTAACCAAGAAGAGTCTCAACGAGGCAGACTGTTTTGGATGTTAGGAGACCTACCTCCACATTTCCTTTTATGTTCGAAACAACACTCCAATCACGACCTATTTACACATGAAATGAACCAAAGAGgtgagaaaaataaagaaatgaatgAATCTTCAATCATAACATATTAACATGTCAGGAAACAAAAAACTACCATGAGGTATGTCAGCCAAAAACGCCTGTGAAGCATCAGAACAGAATTTTTTAACCAAGGTCAGGCTAAACATGTTTAGTTCGCCCCACAAGAAAAAGTCATTCTGACTGGCTGACAATGACTGAGCAGCCTGTtgtaaaaatcacaaatattacCATACTCCTTACTTTCTTATGTAATCTAAAACCTTAAAGCAGCACCACGAAAAAATATACCTTCTGCGCCAGCAAAATTCCGAGATCATCCAAACAATATGTTAGAGTTGACTCGATCTTCGACAGTCTCTTCTTTATAGAATCAACAGTATGGGATTTGAGATCCAAGGTTGCAAGGGATAAGCAATGCTGAAAATAAGTCTACCATCAGTTAACAATTTCATAATTAAGTATGATAGAAGAATGACCATAAATATGAGCTACAttctaaaagactaaaaaaagaTTCATTCTATGATTTTGTgattcaaaacccaaaaaaaatttatcataCAAACTTTAATCCTTAGTTCACGTACCTtcattgttagtttttttaGCTTCTCTACCAAGCTTGCTCGTTTGTTATTTGATATTTCGATGTGCTGGTAGAACTTGAACCTTGGTGTAGAAAAGGGGACAAACCCAGCCAGCACAGCCTCATTCTCACAGGTATAGACCTttattaatcaaacaaatttattacTATGATGGAGTAAGCAAGATAAAACCAGCCTATAATATTATTTCcttttcaaaatgaaaatatgGTTCAGTTTTATAATATTGAGACAGGGCAGCACTTGAGAATCAACACTCTTGCTGCAGTTTAAAATGGCAACTACGAAATATGATGCTTCTGCATCAGATACCAATGATGTATGTTCACTGTAGGATCGAAAAATAAACGGACAACAAATATTTGCAATGACTCTGTAGTCAgtataccaaacaaaaatatcaatcttAAGTAAGAGTTTCTAATTCTAACGGCACCTTTGATaggttagaagaaaaaaagaattcattATCTGTAACTCAAAAGCATATATAACAGGAGAGACAATACCAAAATTtcaagataaagaaaagaagcaaCCTTTGAATTCATTAGAGTTTCGAGTTCATGAATCTTCTTCCAGTAGCTATCCAGATTTTCACCTTAGTtgagaggaaagaaaaaaagacaaagaagaaaaccaaaaccaaacttgaAAAGACAAATAGAAAACgcaaaaatataatgtataaatcCAATCAAGAAAGAATGTTAAATGCATATATACCCTTTGTTTTCACAAGGGATGCAGTCATCCCAAATATCCGTGGAAGATCAGAAGTTCCAGAATTCAACTCCTTGTGATAAAACTCCTGCATAAAAAAGGAGCCATTTTGTCAAAAGGAGCAAAGTTACATTGCAAAACTAGAAATTTCCTATGTTTCAATGAGATTTCATTCAGGTCTGAGTTCTCCAGCtaggagtatttttttttcgtgCTCACCCTCATGATACAAGCATAGGGGTGCTTTCCCCGAGCATGATGACACTCATCAACTATTAGAACCTTGATCATGCTGAAGTTCAGAAAACTATGCCTCAAAGCACCGAGCAGAATGGCAGGGGTCATCACCAGAACCTGCACTTGTGAAACCaagggagaaaaaaataaaaagagtgaaCACTTGAAACTCCAAACGGTTTGAAAATGTGGGCCTACATGGATGTGCAACCAGAGCAAACATGAAACCTAAGTAGTGCCTTTCAgcagaaaaaaactaaatgagaATATGAGTGGTCAAAATAAGGAAAGGAGACCTCATATTTGTCGACTTGTTGTTTCCAAGTTGAAGAATCCCAAAAGTCAACCCCCATGTCTCCCCAATACGTACCCACTTGTAGATCAGTATGCATCTTCAGTGCTTCTGCTTGCTGCGTATAACACACAAGCACAAAGTCAAAAAAATTTGTACATTATTCTTTTATATCTATCTCAGCCTCACACCAATAATGGAGAAAGTGACAGTAATGTttctaaatttggaaaaaagcAGCAATCTTTAATACATAAATTGTAGAACAAAAGGACAAGTACTAATGCATATCACATTCTATGTGTACACTATAGGAGTTAAAGAAACCTGAGTGACAAGAACAACTTGAGGAACCAAGAAGACAGAGAAAGAGGGTGAAGGCTTGCGAAAAAGGTAGGCATAGTTACGAAGAAGCATAATGGCAATAAGGGTCTTGCCAGAACCAGTCTCCAAGAAGACAATAGTGTTCTGATTGATAGCTTTATCAAGAGCCTCAACCTGATAACTgggtaatataaaaaaaacatcaaatattagATAAAGCCAGATCAATGGCTTCTCTGAGGATAGCAAAAACAGAGAGTTGAATacataaggaaaaaagaaaaaaccttcttGCAAATTGGAGAGGAGAGGCAGAGACGACTTGATCAACGGTCTCAGTTTCCATCACATCAGCATCCATTGTCATCTGTAACATAGACTGAGACTGATAAAATGTAGACAgaatttgcaaaataaaacctaatttagAAACAAATATCACTAGTTGAGTACGAAGGAGCAATAAcgcaaaagaagaaaacctcGAATGGGATAAATAAAGCAGCGatttttctgccaaaaaaaaaaaaaaaaagtagtctTCAGGTACAGACAGTGGCGGAGAGGAAGCttactgaagaagaagaagaaaaggtatTACGGAGACGAATGAATTGATCAAAGCGATTGCGacttaaatataaattttgattaattaaaaaaaaaaacttaactcCACTGAATGATGTTTCCgaaaattaaaaacttgaaaattgtTTCAGAAAGaagaatttaattttaagtatttatttgGGTGTTTGACTGTTACGGCGACATATGATTTTGATGTGAGTTCACAGTAACACACCACGCTTTTGCTGACGTCATTCCTTATTTTATTCTAGTGAGTATTTTTTACCGGCGGATAGAGAGCTAAACCGCTTTTTTACTTTTGGTCCAgctgttaaaaataataaaaaaaaaaaaaaagcaaaaggatACAGaataattatttgtaaaaagtagatatgttttttttttttttcgtggaAATCCTTTATCCCAATAGTTGGCTTACAGTTTATTAATGTTTCTACATCAGGAGATCTGGAGTTCGAGCCCCAGATATTACGATTTAttaattgtataaattaatGGAGATAAATTTACAGACGATTTCCAGCGATGCGCAATTATCACCGTTCGCCGTGATTCTACATACACATGAAGGTGAACATAGAGAAGGATGTGACCATCAAGAACATGAAGCACAAGAGAGCAAGAGTGTTTGTAGTGAATCTAATAGGGTCAGAAGAAATTGCCCATGATAGAATCATATGTAATTGTTTCCATAATTTGCTATCAATAATAAATtcagatgataaaaaaaatatatgttttttttttacagaattgGTGGTTAAGGAATATTACTTTGCTAAAGACATCTCTAATTTAGTCCAATGGTAGTTGTTGGTTGAGCCACTTATAATGGAATCTGATTCTCAAATTCGGTTTTTCCCAATTGTACTCTATAATAATGTCTCAACTCTATCAAACAACACATTACAAATATGCAACAAAATCCCTAAAGAGAAAGAGTAAGTGACGCGACATAAATATAGTTGTTAGTGTAGTATTATCAATAAAGTTCTCTAGTCTAGTTGTTCATTAGCTTGTTGTTGTCTTCATTGGTGATGGACCCAACTTCCCTAGCAAAAGCTTTCAAATTGGtgtaaaaaatctttttttttttcaataaaagaaatcagctcaaacaagccaatttGTAGGAAAGTTATTTACAAATCAAATAGGATGCGGATTTGAAATCTTTGTTTAGAAGACATATTTCACTAAATATATTTAGAGATGTAATAGATTATTAGATTGATAAGTACGAAACTTATTGATCGATCCTTTCAAATACTTTTTGCTCGTAGATAATTCAACACATAATATAATATGGACAACCTAAGAGAATATTATGGAAAATATATCTTCTAAACAAATATGTCTTCTTATTAACTGCTTtgaaaaaagaatcaaacttgTTCAAACATAGTCCGAAATTATCATAATTATTGACAGAATTGCTCAACCACTTAGAGATAGCCCCCACTTTCTTCAAGATGTGGAGGCTAAACACGTGATTGATGAAAAGTGTCAGTTAACACTCTATTTGCTTACACATACAATAGaacctctttaaattaatactcgctctaaattaataaatttttccaaCCTCGAATTGGACCGATGTAAAAAATGAtacaattcgataaaataataagataatatttttttttaaatcatatgtaaaaatatggtctcatcaatatcataaattaataatgatataaacgagatatatatatatatatatatatatatatatatttctctaaggcaatttagtgaaatatggcTATATTGTTTATTTCTATTCTTAAATTTGCATTATTGTTGGAGTTCATCTATAATCTTTCTTATTGCATCAAAAACATTTGGTgttgttttctcaaatttcatccaaaaattatggagCGTCCTATATTTCATCATGAGAGATATtaacaacaatttattttaaactctGAACTTCTAAACATTTATCGTTTTCATCTCgataatctagtaaactattgtcatcaatcatattactatagccaaaattataaattaaaaaaaataattctataaaaatgtgaattatgacaaagtatcttatttttaatagaaaatattcaaaaactatgaaaatgaaaaagtatatttataaattaattaatttattttattaatttaattaaaatttttataaattaataaatatcttGGTtccgactttattaatttatagaggttttattgtattCCACAAGTGCATTGTATTATTTAACCGcctctttgtttgtttcaggTGTGGGCTGGTGTGATTTCAAAGGGCTTTGAAAATGTATATGATTTCAAGATTGGTTCCAGGTAATGCATATTGTTTTTCAACGTTTagtgttgttttttctttcccacAACTTACTGCTCTATTTTGTTTGAAGGATGCTCTCGGGAAAACCTAGGAAGGAATTATTCGCAAAGTACCATCTGGCTCTCTACTCTCTAGTGTTCTTTCCTAGTTATCATTTGATGGATTTACTTTGCACCCGCTAGAAGAAAACTTCACAATGGAGCGATCTCAACTTGGATAACAATATTTCTACGGTTAGTaacatatatactttataatatacCAAGTACTGCAAATAGTCTAGGAGTTTCTTTTTATCTCAACTACTGCTCTTTGGTTCCGAGTCTTGTTCCTCTTCCTGAATAAGACGCAAAAATAGACTCTGTGTCCCTTGTTCTCGCATGAGACTTTATGCAGTATGTTCCTTCTGCTTTGTCTTGGTCTTTTCTGACTGTGTGTGTCTTGTTCTCGCATGACAGAATTCATGTATGTTCTTTCTTAACCTTTTGTCATGgtctttctatttttattcttGTGTTAGCTTATGCTGTGTGATGAAACATGTGCACTTCTCTATTCATATGTTAAATGTTtcaactataatttttttacaatatagtCTCGTTGCATTACAAAGCAGTTGATGtaatgtgtgtgtatgtatgcGGTTTCTTTTGGATTCATATCATGACTGAACCGGACTCGTTATCATaatctcacacacacacatacattcATTTTTGGGTTCAGCAAAACCAAATTACTGATGGAATCTTAGTGGACCAAAAAAGACTGATATGAagtaaatcaaatattattcCAAAGCAAAATCCGATATGATTCATGATACATAGTGCTAGAAGAAAACACATTGCACTTGCAGCTTGTTAAAAATACTCTTCCTATCTGATGGATACTCGTAAACTTTGATAGATAGTGCTAGAAGAAAACACTTTGCTAAAGACATATTTAATTAGTCCAATGGTAGTTGTTGAGCCACTTATAATGGAATCTGATTCTCAAATTCGGGTTTTCCCAATTGTACTCTATAATAATGTCCCAACTCTATCAAACAACACATTACAAAAATGCaacaaaatccctaaaaatcaAATCACTCTCATAACTCACCATTAGTTCCACAGAGCGTTCTTTTCAAATCTCATGGAACTTGATGTGTTTTCCAGATAACATAGAGTAGCAACAAAGGAACTACAAGGCTGTAACCTGGATAATGAACCACATTCATCTCATATGCTCTAGCTATAGCCCAGCAATTCTGTTAtgtcaaaaaaacaattactttcATTAGTGATTGCAGatataataaaacaacaaaacggATGACAATTGCAAAGCAGAAAACAAACTATAGACGTAGTAGTACCTTGAAATGTTTCCAATATAGAGCCAACGAAGCCACCAAGAGCGATTTTCGAAACAGTCTTCTGTTAGAGAATAGCAGCGACCGGCGTtgtgatctcttcttccttccccAGTCATGGACATGGTCATCCTCTTTCTTGCCAGAGACGGTTCGAATGTGATCTTTGTACATTTCTCTCTCGGCAACCAGACAACACACAACCACGACACTGGGGATAACAACAAATATCACATGTGGTATCACCAGAACCATTACATCGGGTTGTCCAATGTATTCATGTTTCTTATCTGCGCCTGAGCTACTGACCACCCATCCCATAATAGTCATGTATGTTCTGTTCCCCGAATCAGTAAACACTTCACCAGAGAACCAAGGAAAGAATATGAGATACAACAGGTATGCCGTGTAACCGAACCATACCACAGGCATTCTGCAGAGGTCTTGGAGAATCCACAGTACAAGTGTAATTGGTCCCTTCTTCGCAATGAACTTCTTGAGAGTGTACTGCTTCTTGAAAACTATGATCATGCATTTGGGGACAAGAAATACGAGTAACAGCATATATAAAGCAGACCAAAGAATCGGGTAATATAATGCCGCATATTGGCATCCCATGACACGAAACTCATTCCATGTCCATGAGACTTTAGAGCTTAGACCATTGATAGAAAATGGTCGCATTTCTGATAAAGTTAATCTGCCTCTGATATCAGTGACTTCTATCTGCAGCCAAAATCTATCAGGTAAGGGATCTTCAAAGGCCCTATAATTCCATGGAACTGAAAAGAATGTTGCCCCGGAAGAAGTGTCACCTCCTTGTTTTCTCATTGGAGCTTCCATGACCAGATTGTCAAATCCAGGGCTCGAGTCATAAACTCTAGCTACAACTTCCACAACGAGGGAATGAGAAAACACAATG comes from Camelina sativa cultivar DH55 chromosome 19, Cs, whole genome shotgun sequence and encodes:
- the LOC104763954 gene encoding endoribonuclease Dicer homolog 2-like isoform X3 — protein: MLQMTMDADVMETETVDQVVSASPLQFARSYQVEALDKAINQNTIVFLETGSGKTLIAIMLLRNYAYLFRKPSPSFSVFLVPQVVLVTQQAEALKMHTDLQVGTYWGDMGVDFWDSSTWKQQVDKYEVLVMTPAILLGALRHSFLNFSMIKVLIVDECHHARGKHPYACIMREFYHKELNSGTSDLPRIFGMTASLVKTKGENLDSYWKKIHELETLMNSKVYTCENEAVLAGFVPFSTPRFKFYQHIEISNNKRASLVEKLKKLTMKHCLSLATLDLKSHTVDSIKKRLSKIESTLTYCLDDLGILLAQKAAQSLSASQNDFFLWGELNMFSLTLVKKFCSDASQAFLADIPHGRDWSVVSNIKGNVEVGLLTSKTVCLVETLLGYSSLENIRCIIFVDRVITAIVLESLLAEILPNCNNWKTKYVAGNNSGLQNQTRKKQNEIVEDFRKGLVNIIVATSILEEGLDVQSCNLVIRFDPVSNICSFIQSRGRARMQNSDYLMMVESGDLLTQSRLKKYISGGKRMREESLHHSLVPCPPLPDDSDELFFRVESTGATVTLSSSVSLIYHYCSRLPSDEYFKPAPRFDINKDLGICTLYLPKSCPVKEVKAQANSKVLKHIVCLEACIQLHEVGALSDHLVPDMVVAETVAQKLEKIHYNTEQPCYFPPELVSQFSAQPQTTYHFYLIRMAPNSPRKFHLNDVLLGTRVELEDDIGNTGFRLEDHKGTIAVTLSYVGAFHLTQEEVLVCRRFQITLFRVLLDQSVENLMEALDGLHLRDGVALDYLLVPSTYSHETSLIDWAVIRSVNLTCHKALEKHLNCSTNGASRLLHTKDGLFCTCVVQNALVYTPHNGYVYCTNGILNNLNAKSLLTKRETGDKTYIEYYEKRHGINLNFVDEPLLNGRHIFTLHNYLHMTKKKKEKAYNLKKSIPEVNIPTIKVLEAITTKKCQDQFHLESLETLGDSFLKYAVCQQLFQHCRTHHEGLLSTKKDGMISNVMLCKLGCEQKLQGFIRNECFEPKCWMVPGQSSEAYTLVNDTLPESRNIYVTSRRNLKRKSVADVVESLIGAYLSEGGELAALLFMNWVGIKIDFTTTKIERESLIQAEKLVNVDYMESLLKYKFEDKSLLVEALTHGSYMIPEIPRCYQRLEFLGDSVLDYLITKHLYDKYPCMTPGLLTDMRSASVNNECYAQVAVKANLDKHILHASHDLHKHISRTVSEFERSSLQSTFGWESDVSFPKVLGDVIESLAGAIFVDSGYNKGVVFASIKPLLGCMITPETVKLHPVRELTELCQKAQFELSKAKGFKNGEAYFTVEVKAKEMSFAHTAEASDKKMAKKLAYKQVLNSLTESLPAS
- the LOC104763954 gene encoding endoribonuclease Dicer homolog 2-like isoform X2, yielding MTMDADVMETETVDQVVSASPLQFARSYQVEALDKAINQNTIVFLETGSGKTLIAIMLLRNYAYLFRKPSPSFSVFLVPQVVLVTQQAEALKMHTDLQVGTYWGDMGVDFWDSSTWKQQVDKYEVLVMTPAILLGALRHSFLNFSMIKVLIVDECHHARGKHPYACIMREFYHKELNSGTSDLPRIFGMTASLVKTKGENLDSYWKKIHELETLMNSKVYTCENEAVLAGFVPFSTPRFKFYQHIEISNNKRASLVEKLKKLTMKHCLSLATLDLKSHTVDSIKKRLSKIESTLTYCLDDLGILLAQKAAQSLSASQNDFFLWGELNMFSLTLVKKFCSDASQAFLADIPHGRDWSVVSNIKGNVEVGLLTSKTVCLVETLLGYSSLENIRCIIFVDRVITAIVLESLLAEILPNCNNWKTKYVAGNNSGLQNQTRKKQNEIVEDFRKGLVNIIVATSILEEGLDVQSCNLVIRFDPVSNICSFIQSRGRARMQNSDYLMMVESGDLLTQSRLKKYISGGKRMREESLHHSLVPCPPLPDDSDELFFRVESTGATVTLSSSVSLIYHYCSRLPSDEYFKPAPRFDINKDLGICTLYLPKSCPVKEVKAQANSKVLKHIVCLEACIQLHEVGALSDHLVPDMVVAETVAQKLEKIHYNTEQPCYFPPELVSQFSAQPQTTYHFYLIRMAPNSPRKFHLNDVLLGTRVELEDDIGNTGFRLEDHKGTIAVTLSYVGAFHLTQEEVLVCRRFQITLFRVLLDQSVENLMEALDGLHLRDGVALDYLLVPSTYSHETSLIDWAVIRSVNLTCHKALEKHLNCSTNGASRLLHTKDGLFCTCVVQNALVYTPHNGYVYCTNGILNNLNAKSLLTKRETGDKTYIEYYEKRHGINLNFVDEPLLNGRHIFTLHNYLHMTKKKKEKEHDREFVELPPELCHIILSPISVDIIYSYTFIPSVMQRIESLLIAYNLKKSIPEVNIPTIKVLEAITTKKCQDQFHLESLETLGDSFLKYAVCQQLFQHCRTHHEGLLSTKKDGMISNVMLCKLGCEQKLQGFIRNECFEPKCWMVPGQSSEAYTLVNDTLPESRNIYVTSRRNLKRKSVADVVESLIGAYLSEGGELAALLFMNWVGIKIDFTTTKIERESLIQAEKLVNVDYMESLLKYKFEDKSLLVEALTHGSYMIPEIPRCYQRLEFLGDSVLDYLITKHLYDKYPCMTPGLLTDMRSASVNNECYAQVAVKANLDKHILHASHDLHKHISRTVSEFERSSLQSTFGWESDVSFPKVLGDVIESLAGAIFVDSGYNKGVVFASIKPLLGCMITPETVKLHPVRELTELCQKAQFELSKAKGFKNGEAYFTVEVKAKEMSFAHTAEASDKKMAKKLAYKQVLNSLTESLPAS
- the LOC104763954 gene encoding endoribonuclease Dicer homolog 2-like isoform X1 — translated: MLQMTMDADVMETETVDQVVSASPLQFARSYQVEALDKAINQNTIVFLETGSGKTLIAIMLLRNYAYLFRKPSPSFSVFLVPQVVLVTQQAEALKMHTDLQVGTYWGDMGVDFWDSSTWKQQVDKYEVLVMTPAILLGALRHSFLNFSMIKVLIVDECHHARGKHPYACIMREFYHKELNSGTSDLPRIFGMTASLVKTKGENLDSYWKKIHELETLMNSKVYTCENEAVLAGFVPFSTPRFKFYQHIEISNNKRASLVEKLKKLTMKHCLSLATLDLKSHTVDSIKKRLSKIESTLTYCLDDLGILLAQKAAQSLSASQNDFFLWGELNMFSLTLVKKFCSDASQAFLADIPHGRDWSVVSNIKGNVEVGLLTSKTVCLVETLLGYSSLENIRCIIFVDRVITAIVLESLLAEILPNCNNWKTKYVAGNNSGLQNQTRKKQNEIVEDFRKGLVNIIVATSILEEGLDVQSCNLVIRFDPVSNICSFIQSRGRARMQNSDYLMMVESGDLLTQSRLKKYISGGKRMREESLHHSLVPCPPLPDDSDELFFRVESTGATVTLSSSVSLIYHYCSRLPSDEYFKPAPRFDINKDLGICTLYLPKSCPVKEVKAQANSKVLKHIVCLEACIQLHEVGALSDHLVPDMVVAETVAQKLEKIHYNTEQPCYFPPELVSQFSAQPQTTYHFYLIRMAPNSPRKFHLNDVLLGTRVELEDDIGNTGFRLEDHKGTIAVTLSYVGAFHLTQEEVLVCRRFQITLFRVLLDQSVENLMEALDGLHLRDGVALDYLLVPSTYSHETSLIDWAVIRSVNLTCHKALEKHLNCSTNGASRLLHTKDGLFCTCVVQNALVYTPHNGYVYCTNGILNNLNAKSLLTKRETGDKTYIEYYEKRHGINLNFVDEPLLNGRHIFTLHNYLHMTKKKKEKEHDREFVELPPELCHIILSPISVDIIYSYTFIPSVMQRIESLLIAYNLKKSIPEVNIPTIKVLEAITTKKCQDQFHLESLETLGDSFLKYAVCQQLFQHCRTHHEGLLSTKKDGMISNVMLCKLGCEQKLQGFIRNECFEPKCWMVPGQSSEAYTLVNDTLPESRNIYVTSRRNLKRKSVADVVESLIGAYLSEGGELAALLFMNWVGIKIDFTTTKIERESLIQAEKLVNVDYMESLLKYKFEDKSLLVEALTHGSYMIPEIPRCYQRLEFLGDSVLDYLITKHLYDKYPCMTPGLLTDMRSASVNNECYAQVAVKANLDKHILHASHDLHKHISRTVSEFERSSLQSTFGWESDVSFPKVLGDVIESLAGAIFVDSGYNKGVVFASIKPLLGCMITPETVKLHPVRELTELCQKAQFELSKAKGFKNGEAYFTVEVKAKEMSFAHTAEASDKKMAKKLAYKQVLNSLTESLPAS